Proteins encoded by one window of Cervus canadensis isolate Bull #8, Minnesota chromosome 18, ASM1932006v1, whole genome shotgun sequence:
- the LOC122421723 gene encoding nucleolar protein 3 isoform X8, whose product MGNTQERPSETIDRERKRLVETLQADSGLLLDALLARGVLTGPEYEALDALPDAERRVRRLLLLVQSKGEAACQELLSCAQRTVRAPDPAWDWQHVGTGYRERSYDPPCPGHWTPGAADSGTTCPWLPRAPESDEARGPEDSEAAQSGTLEETEPELEAETSEGTEPELETQMDPESEPEAEPEPEAEPEPEPEPEPEPEPDFEAGDESEDS is encoded by the exons ATGGGCAACACCCAGGAGAGGCCATCAGAGACGATCGACCGCGAGCGGAAACGCCTGGTAGAGACGCTGCAGGCGGACTCTGGGCTGCTGCTGGATGCGCTGCTGGCACGGGGCGTGCTCACCGGGCCCGAGTACGAGGCGCTAGACGCGCTGCCTGACGCCGAACGCAGGGTGCGCCGCCTGTTGCTGCTGGTGCAGAGCAAGGGCGAAGCTGCCTGCCAGGAGCTGCTGAGCTGCGCCCAGCGAACTGTGCGGGCGCCCGACCCCGCTTGGGACTGGCAGCACGTGGGGACCG GCTACCGGGAACGAAGCTATGACCCTCCATGCCCAGGCCACTGGACTCCCGGAGCTGCTGACTCAGGGACCACGTGCCCCTGGCTGCCCAGAGCTCCAGAATCCGACGAGGCCCGGGGTCCTGAGGACTCCGAGGCAGCACAATCCGGAACCCTCGAGGAAACTGAGCCAGAGCTGGAAGCCGAGACCTCtgaagggactgaacctgagttgGAAACCCAAATGGATCCGGAATCGGAGCCAGAGGCGGAACCGGAGCCGGAGGCAGAACCAGAACCAGAACCAGAGCCAGAGCCGGAGCCGGAGCCTGACTTCGAGGCTGGAGACGAGTCTGAAG ATTCCTGA